Below is a genomic region from Sphingomonas sp. SORGH_AS_0950.
GATTAACCTGACGGCGGTCGCGTTGACCTGGGCGCTGCGGCATTGGGACGTGGAGCACTTCGCCCCGGCCGACGTTTCGATCTTCACTATCGATCTTGCCGTAGCGGCGGGCTTTTTCTGGCTGGCCGTTACAACGATCCGGTTCTGGCCGATTTGGGCTGCCGGCTTTGCACTGTGCGACCTCTTCATGAGCGTTCTGGGCGGCCTGCTGCCCAGCGTTCCGCTCTTCGCCTATCACACCCAGCTCGGCATCTACGCCTATCTGGCGCTCGGTGCGCTCGCCATCGGCACGTACTGCCTGCCGCGAAATGCCGAGCCTCACATTCGCAATGGATCAAGACGATCATGGCTACAGCATCTGAAGGAGACGAACTGATCGACGTCGTCGTCCGACTCCCACGACAAGCGATCGAAGACATGCTCCTGTCGACGACGACGGCTGCTGACCCGGACCAGGCGGTTGCTGATCGGCGTTACCATGAAGCGAAGGCGCTCGTGACGGGGCGCAGACGCCGAGCAGCCTGCTTCGATGGCCTGCGCTTTTGCGATCCGGTTTGGGACATGATCCTCGAGCTCTATGTGGCGACGCGGGAGGGACGCCGCTTATCCGTCACCCAATTGTGCAGCCTGAGTGGCGGTGCGACCACCAGCGCCATTCGCCATGTCGACCATCTGCAGGCGTTAGGGTACATCGCGCGCGATCTCGACCCAGAGGATCGCCGTCGCGCCAATGTGTCCATGCTCGCACCGCTCCAAGAGGCTGTCGAGCGCTGGCTTGATTTGCAATTCGCCGCCTCGCGGATCGGTGCCTGAGCCAAGCCGCCGGATCGACCACTCCGGAAAGTCGCCAAGGAAGGCTTCTGATGCTCCGCAGTGACGTCCGGCGCGACGGGACGATCGATGGCGGGCTGCCAAAGGGTTTTGATCCGCTCAGCACGATGCTAAACGCAATTGCATGACCTTCCTTCGCCTCCATTCAAACCTTCCGGCGTCGCTGGCCATCCCCCCGCACGGTCCGCGAAAGCACGAACGGACGCGTGCCTGGAGGCTTTTTGCTCCCACGGACGGAGGGAAATCGATCCGCCTTCGTGCTTTCGCGGACCACCTGCCTTCCCCTTTCGTGCTTTCGCGGACCAAGGCGTCACCGGCGTGAGCAACACCTCCTCAAGCCAAGGCGACCTGTTCGTCCTCGACAGCCCGCTGCTGACGGAAGTCCGCGGTGAGCATTCGCTCATGGCCTACCCCTTTTTCGCGCTGACCAAGACGGCGACCAAGCGCTCACTAGTCTACAAGACGGATACAGTCGCGATCGAGATAGGCCCAGGGCCTCGGGGCGTAGCGACCATCTACGACAAGGAAATTCTGCTTTATATCGCCAGCCTTCTCGTGTCGAAGATGGACGCCGGTGAGCATGTGGCACAGGACTTTTATTTTACCGCACATGACCTATTTCGGGTAACCGGCGTCAACGGCTCGGCCCGATCTTATTCGCGCTTGGCGGATGCATTAGAAAGACTGCAGGGTACGCAGATCAAGACGAACATTGAGGCCGGCGGTGAAGGGCAAACTGGCTTTTTCTCCTGGCTCTCCGAGGCTCAAATCCAATATACGAAAACAAGAGGTGGCGAGCCGCGCATGAAGGGCGTGAAGGTCAGGCTATGCGACTGGCTGTACCGCGCGATCCTTAAAGACCGCCGGGTTCTCGAATATTCTCCCCAGTATTTCCAACTCGGGCCTGTCGAGCGGCGCCTGTATGAAGTGGCCCGTTCTGCCTGCATCGATGGTCCAGTTCAGGTTGGTCTGGACGAGTTGCGTCTCCAACTCGGCTATCAGAACACCCTCAAGCATTTTAGGCATGCCTTGCGAGGCATCGCCGACCTGGACTCGATCCCCGACTATCGTGTGGTCCTAAACGAACCTGAGTTGCCTGAAAACGGCGGACTTAAGCGGCGTCTCGTGGCTCCGACTGTCGTCACGCTGACGCCGAAGAATTCGCCTTCATTGGATTGAGGACGCTGTACCCGACTCTGCATTAGCCGATTCGCTAATCGGTCCGCGAAAGCACGAAGATCGGTTCCTGGGGCACCGCATACCGTCCGCAAAAGCACGAATGCCGGTCCGGGAAAGCACGAATCGCGGTCCGCCAAAGCACGAACGCGAATGCGGCGGGTCCGCAAAAGCACGAACTTTTCCTTGCCTTGGTCCGCGAAAGCACGAGTCGTAACCGCTTCCGAGCGACGCCGCGCGCTGGCATCTTCTGCTTGTGTTCTCCCCCGTCGACGAACGACGGGCGTGGGAGGAGCAGAAAGGGTGGCCGTGAGCACATAAACGAATGCCCGGCACGAAGGCCGGGCACCCAGAGATTGCAACGTGGTAGCGTCGCCAAACGCTGACCGGTCACGAGAAGACCTTCCACGTACCAATTTCCGAGCCTCGGTTCAAGGGAGCGCGCTTCGCGCCACGCCTCTGTTTTGCCTGCTGACGGCCCCTCGACCTGAGGGGACGAACGATGACCTACACTCAAACCGCTTTCACCGGTGGGACCGGCGCCCGACCGATCACGGCCTTCTCGCGCCAGATCGCGCGCGCACTCGAAGCAAGGCTGGAGGATGCGCCCGCTGAGGTCGACCGCAAGGCCGTTTTCGCGATCGTGAAGCGCGCGGCGCCGGCGCTTGGCATCGGAATCGGAGCGCTTCAGACCCTCGAGCATCTCATCAGCTTTACCCGCGCCGATGACTGGAAGGCGGGCCGAACTCCGATCGCATGGCCGAGCAACATCACGCTCGCTGAATGTGCTGGCAAGACGGTCAGTGCCATCAAAGCCCGACTGCGTCAGCTTCGCGCCCTCGGCTTGATCGTCGCGAGGGATAGCGGTCATGGTCGCCGAACCGGTCGTCGCGATGACACCGGCGCGATCTCGACCGCGTTCGGACTCGACCTGTCCCCCCTCCGTATCCGCTTTGAGGAGCTGCGCGAGCTGGCCGACGTCTATTCGGCGCAATCGCGATTGTTCAAGGAGGGGCGCCAGGAGATTGCTCGGGTACGACGCATCGTCGGCCAGGCGCTCGCACAAGCCGCGGATATGCGCCTGACCGGTCCGCACTGGCTGGCGCTGCAGGACGCGATCGAGCGGGTTGCGAGCGCGGCGGCCCATGCTCGATCACTCCGCGATAGCGAAGCCTTCACCGCTGCGATCGCGCAGCTTGCAGGCGTCGAGGATCAGGTGTCCCAGACCATCGACCGCTTTATGTTTCCTGAAGATAATAGAGGGTCGGGGTCAAAAAATGAGCCCTTCATACATATACAAACCAACCCTCACCCCATCAATGATGTACAGGCTAAGCGGGCTTGTAGTTCTGATCTGGACCCTCGAGCTTCAGCATCAGCCGAGCTCCCAGCCTCACCGTCCAATAGTCGTTTCAATGCCCGGCCGTCCGAACTGATGGAGATGTTTCCGACTACCGCCATGTACGTCGACGCACAAAGGCCTGCCTGGTCAGACATTCACCGGGCTGCCTCACGGCTTCGCCACGATCTTGGGATCCGCATTGGCGTCTATGTCGATGCGCTTGAGAACCTCGGTCCCGACGCTGCTGCGATCGCGATCATGATAACGGCGGAGCGTCACGCACGCGGTGAAATCCGCCTCACTCCCGGCGCATACTTCACCGGAATGGTCGGGAAGGCAAAGCGCGATGAACTCGACCTGGCGAGGAGCCTTTGGGGCTTCCGGACTGAGCGCGTGGCCACACATTGAGACGATGGATGTGGCGTCTGATATCGTCCCGTGGTATATATGGACTATGCTGCGCGGTTCTCGCCACGCCGACATCCGGCCCCGTTGTAAGGACGACGGGTGAGAGGCCGCGCGCTTCTGGGCGGTGCGACATTGCTCGCGGCGATCACCCTTTGGCACCGACCGTCATCCGATCGCGGCCTGACCGGGGCCGATGCCTTGGGATGCAAGAGATCTGGTGATGGCTCTGTCTGCGACGCTATGGCTGGCCTGCGCCGGGTGGTCGACATGGCCTTCATCCCGCTTCGTGATCCGTCACGCCTCCCGCCGCCCGACGTGCCTGGCGCGGTCGATCCTACGATCACGCAGGCGAACATCGGCCGGACCATCTGCCGACCGGGTTATGCTCGATCGGTGCGCCCCGCCTACGCGATCACCGGACCGCTCAAGCGGCGGATGATGGCCGATCAGCATCCCGGTGAACCCCTCTCCGCCTATGAGCTGGATCACCTGATCCCGATTTCGCTT
It encodes:
- a CDS encoding MarR family transcriptional regulator; this encodes MATASEGDELIDVVVRLPRQAIEDMLLSTTTAADPDQAVADRRYHEAKALVTGRRRRAACFDGLRFCDPVWDMILELYVATREGRRLSVTQLCSLSGGATTSAIRHVDHLQALGYIARDLDPEDRRRANVSMLAPLQEAVERWLDLQFAASRIGA
- a CDS encoding replication initiator protein A, whose translation is MSNTSSSQGDLFVLDSPLLTEVRGEHSLMAYPFFALTKTATKRSLVYKTDTVAIEIGPGPRGVATIYDKEILLYIASLLVSKMDAGEHVAQDFYFTAHDLFRVTGVNGSARSYSRLADALERLQGTQIKTNIEAGGEGQTGFFSWLSEAQIQYTKTRGGEPRMKGVKVRLCDWLYRAILKDRRVLEYSPQYFQLGPVERRLYEVARSACIDGPVQVGLDELRLQLGYQNTLKHFRHALRGIADLDSIPDYRVVLNEPELPENGGLKRRLVAPTVVTLTPKNSPSLD
- the repC gene encoding plasmid replication protein RepC produces the protein MTYTQTAFTGGTGARPITAFSRQIARALEARLEDAPAEVDRKAVFAIVKRAAPALGIGIGALQTLEHLISFTRADDWKAGRTPIAWPSNITLAECAGKTVSAIKARLRQLRALGLIVARDSGHGRRTGRRDDTGAISTAFGLDLSPLRIRFEELRELADVYSAQSRLFKEGRQEIARVRRIVGQALAQAADMRLTGPHWLALQDAIERVASAAAHARSLRDSEAFTAAIAQLAGVEDQVSQTIDRFMFPEDNRGSGSKNEPFIHIQTNPHPINDVQAKRACSSDLDPRASASAELPASPSNSRFNARPSELMEMFPTTAMYVDAQRPAWSDIHRAASRLRHDLGIRIGVYVDALENLGPDAAAIAIMITAERHARGEIRLTPGAYFTGMVGKAKRDELDLARSLWGFRTERVATH